A genomic window from Triticum urartu cultivar G1812 chromosome 7, Tu2.1, whole genome shotgun sequence includes:
- the LOC125525959 gene encoding uncharacterized protein LOC125525959 has protein sequence MQSESNDILSDELLDAVVAQETALGELQLSVNALSGADHPKTIRLRALIGNQVVIILFDSGSTHSFIDTSLLSRIQVATTTLPTSLKVRVANGEMLQCTEEVQELNWWVQGHSFQYNFKALPMGGYDMILGMDWLESLGKMVCQWKEKWVKFTYNEEVVKLQGLLPVPSTELKEISLEQALRWHTGNDIWAIALLTPVSSTLETSTPDDIQAVLHQYEDVFQDNKQLPPSRAHDHAIHLIPGAAPVNMRPYRYSPLQKDEIERQVNEMLQAGIIVPSMSPFASPVLLVKKKDGTWRFCIDYRKLNSITVKNKFPMPIVDELLDELAGAKWFSKIDLRSGYHQIRMLPEDEHKTAFKTHQGHYQFRVMPFGVTNGPPTFQCLMNYILNPRLRKYVIVFMDDILIFSKKLREHVAHLATVLQLLREHTLFAKLSKCTFT, from the coding sequence ATGCAGTCTGAATCTAACGACATTTTGTCTGATGAGCTATTGGATGCAGTGGTGGCCCAGGAAACTGCTTTAGGCGAACTTCAACTATCAGTGAATGCATTGTCAGGTGCAGATCATCCCAAAACTATTAGGCTGAGGGCTCTCATTGGCAACCAAGTGGTCATTATCTTGTTTGATTCGGGAAGCACTCACAGTTTTATTGATACTTCATTGCTGAGCAGAATTCAAGTGGCAACTACAACCCTGCCTACATCTCTGAAGGTTCGCGTGGCAAATGGAGAAATGCTACAGTGCACTGAAGAAGTTCAAGAATTGAATTGGTGGGTGCAGGGCCACTCCTTCCAGTATAATTTCAAGGCCTTGCCAATGGGGGGTTATGACAtgattctgggaatggattggctCGAAAGTTTGGGCAAGATGGTGTGTCAGTGGAAAGAGAAATGGGTGAAATTCACTTACAACGAAGAAGTGGTTAAGTTGCAAGGACTCCTACCAGTGCCTTCCACCGAGTTAAAAGAGATATCATTGGAACAAGCATTAAGATGGCATACAGGGAATGATATTTGGGCCATAGCATTGTTGACACCAGTGAGTTCAACCCTAGAAACCTCTACTCCCGATGACATTCAAGCAGTCCTCCATCAATATGAGGATGTGTTCCAGGATAATAAGCAACTGCCTCCTTCTCGAGCTCATGACCATGCTATTCACTTAATTCCAGGAGCTGCACCAGTGAATATGAGACCCTATAGGTACTCTCCCTTGCAGAAAGATGAAATAGAGAGACAAGTCAATGAGATGTTGCAAGCTGGAATCATTGTGCCTAGTATGAGTCCCTTTGCCTCTCCTGTTTTGTTGGTGAAAAAGAAAGACGGAACTTGGAGATTCTGCATCGACTATAGAAAGTTAAATTCCATCACGGTTAAAAACAAGTTTCCAATGCCAATAGTAGACGAGCTTCTGGATGAGTTAGCTGGTGCCAAGTGGTTTTCCAAGATTGACCTGAGATCTGgatatcatcagattcgcatgtTACCTGAAGACGAACataaaacagcatttaaaactcaCCAAGGGCACTATCAATTTCGGGTTATGCCTTTTGGAGTTACTAATGGACCACCTACTTTTCAATGTCTGATGAATTACATATTGAATCCTCGTCTCAGGAAGTACGTCATAGTGTTTATGGATGACATTTTGATTTTTAGCAAGAAATTACGGGAACATGTAGCACATTTGGCTACAGTCCTTCAGTTACTCAGAGAACACACTTTGTTTGCTAAGCTCAGTAAATGCACTTTTACGTAG